A genomic window from Lycium barbarum isolate Lr01 chromosome 4, ASM1917538v2, whole genome shotgun sequence includes:
- the LOC132635537 gene encoding mediator of RNA polymerase II transcription subunit 28-like: MADRQQTPESQMQSPASRDDMIACVMALEAALLPCLPARELQAIDRSAHPYHQIDVERHARDFMEAAKKLQLYLIGLQREDLPSKPDMLRKDIAKMEQELKTKTELISKQERLIQEWRKELKDQLDKHNMELETV, encoded by the exons ATGGCTGATCGACAGCAAACTCCAGAATCACAGATGCAATCTCCTGCTTCAAGGGATGACATGATTGCCTGTGTGATGGCATTAGAGGCTGCTTTGCTTCCCTGCTTGCCTGCAAGAGAGCTCCAGGCAATTGACCGTTCAGCCCATCCTTATCATCAGA TTGATGTTGAGAGGCATGCCAGAGATTTCATGGAAGCAGCAAAAAAGCTTCAACTTTATTTGATTGGGTTGCAACGCGAGGATTTGCCTTCCAAGCCAGATATGCTTAGAAAG GATATTGCAAAAATGGAGCAAGAGTTGAAAACAAAAACGGAGCTTATAAGCAAGCAGGAGAGACTGATCCAAGAATGGAGGAAGGAGTTGAAGGACCAATTAGACAAACACAACATGGAGTTGGAAACGGTGTAA
- the LOC132637272 gene encoding uncharacterized protein LOC132637272: protein MGTPTPKINRLFASSSPKIGPNPSFDLHAFTQSPVKKDGKQHIVTPKVVQQNMVTRSKGKRKGKEISLGMSNEIGSNSDFEDEVASPSSKKKKVDSGKTSNPKKENEFHNVLQKDVKNGQTSKRNRAKPKLKVKKVQTRFCTYTNIKAIEHIKLRLKSKKQLQMFRETPFGHFLDLPNIKVHPQLIRSLMYAETDNDRDDMFIIKLNGEELFFGIREFAIISGLKCGMPSEFVSDHNSPNRLMDSYFPNQQRVLKSELISFYEGSICVGDDDLLKMSILYFISTFLFSTEPSKSYVSRLDFDLVESGEYRNYPCGNDCFYETLASVSHQLSGDPSYYRVRGFPLALQVWFYECCSKVDPFVATRIRNYIPRILNWQTSQDILYFDYLKRGMFKTYGNQVVFSNITPANDELPLLTELPDLPRPRTTTSDTPFVHGSLFEALKNEVVNVGIEFTIFNLF, encoded by the exons ATGGGTACTCCAACACCTAAAATCAATCGGCTTTTTGCTTCTTCTAGCCCTAAGATTGGTCCGAATCCATCTTTTGATTTGCATGCATTCACTCAATCTCCTGTTAAGAAAGATGGAAAACAACATATTGTTACCCCCAAGGTTGTTCAACAAAATATGGTTACACGAAGCAAAGGCAAACGGAAGGGGAAAGAAATTTCGCTTGGAATGTCAAACGAAATCGGTTCTAATTCAGACTTTGAAGATGAAGTTGCTTCTCCTTCTTCTAAGAAAAAGAAGGTTGACAGTGGTAAAACATCCAATCCGAAGAAAGAAAATGAGTTTCATAATGTTTTACAAAAAGATGTTAAAAATGGTCAAACATCAAAGAGAAACCGTGCAAAACCGAAATTGAAG GTAAAGAAGGTTCAAACCAGATTTTGTACTTACACCAACATCAAAGCTATTGAGCATATAAAGTTGCGATTAAAGTCTAAGAAGCAATTGCAGATGTTTAGGGAGACCCCATTTGGTCATTTTCTTGATTTACCAAATATCAAGGTTCACCCACAACTCATTCGCAGCTTGATGTATGCGGAGACTGATAATGATAGAGATGATATGTTTATCATCAAGTTGAATGGAGAAGAGCTCTTTTTTGGCATAAGAGAGTTTGCCATTATTAGTGGTTTGAAATGCGGCATGCCGAGTGAATTTGTTTCGGACCATAATTCACCAAATAGGTTAATGGATAGTTACTTTCCCAATCAACAAAGGGTACTCAAGAGTGAGTTGATAAGCTTTTATGAAGGAAGCATTTGTGTGGGTGATGATGATCTGTTAAAAATGTCCATTTTGTATTTTATTAGCACATTCCTATTCTCAACTGAGCCTTCCAAATCTTATGTATCTAGGTTGGACTTTGACTTAGTTGAGAGTGGTGAATATAGGAACTATCCGTGTGGAAATGATTGTTTTTACGAAACACTTGCTTCTGTTAGTCACCAATTGAGTGGTGATCCATCGTATTATAGGGTTAGGGGCTTTCCACTTGCTTTGCAGGTTTGGTTTTATGAATGTTGCTCGAAGGTTGATCCTTTTGTTGCTACTCGTATTCGAAACTACATTCCTCGTATTCTTAATTGGCAAACATCCCAAGATATATTGTACTTTGACTATCTGAAGAGGGGGATGTTCAAAACTTATGGGAATCAG GTGGTTTTTTCCAACATCACACCAGCAAACGATGAATTGCCACTTCTCACTGAGTTACCAGATCTGCCACGACCACGTACTACTACAAGTGATACACCATTTGTACATGGTTCTTTATTTGAGGCATTGAAGAATGAGGTTGTAAATGTAGGTATCGAATTCACTATTTTTAATCTTTTTTAA
- the LOC132637273 gene encoding uncharacterized protein LOC132637273 yields the protein MADETTHSIMVQHNGRWDASGRYINFEVEGILYDSKSKFSGLVTVIAAQLGIDTTIQGLEIKYIVSDKCPPMTIHNNMGVHVYLDQKKENKNFFSKYPLCITLRDIALDLIEIQDEGGSSSNSIKSVPSHNGITDQLNAIVPSVDFKAVECQRNGIISDNRYEFVAEKQIYKDKETIVAVMKNYAFSKQFQFRVRRSSSKSYCLECPADECSWSFKSSSLNDSGLFKIRSFCEQHSCSLKDRIYSRRQATTAVVGIMIMDKYEDPKRVYTPKDIASDMRKQHGLTMTYMQAYRAKEKALNMLRGDPTESYNKLPSYFFILEKTYPGSVVSLEKTAEDRFLYAFVALEPCIRGWEYCRPIVVVDGTHLKSTYEGTMLIASTLDPGGSILPLAYAIVDSENNASWTWFFERFRIAFGERENMGNKEQVRKLYFALAKAYTLQEFSELMGRLDTIDKKLGVYLFDSGYHKWSRVHATVKRTWTLTSNIAESINNSIAKAREFPVCKLMDYMRQLIETWNEKHSEEGRNTFTDLTNEYNKAYEDNKELSHRMTVRASTEFLLTVTDGMKIFSVCLRSKICSCGRFQLDEIPCGHALAAIMYRHQHGEDYCSAYYSNKNFKDTYAIPVEPLPCESTWEIPFDVLEQIVLPPDSKRPPGRPSLKRMKPFYEMKFKRAKMTCSKCGIEGHNKKTCSNLPK from the exons ATGGCGGATGAGACAACTCATTCAATAATGGTACAACACAATGGAAGATGGGACGCATCAG GTAGATACATAAATTTTGAAGTTGAAGGAATATTATACGATTCCAAATCAAAGTTTAGTGGTTTGGTCACTGTAATTGCTGCTCAACTAGGAATAGATACAACAATtcaaggattggagattaaataCATTGTTAGTGACAAATGCCCGCCAATGACCATACACAACAATATGGGTGTCCAtgtatatttagatcaaaaaaaggaaaacaaaaacttCTTCAGTAAGTATCCTTTATGTATTACATTGAGGGATATAGCTTTGGATTTAATTGAAATCCAAGACGAAGGAGGCAGCAGTTCAAATTCTATAAAATCCGTACCTTCACACAATGGAATAACTGATCAATTGAATGCCATAGTTCCCAGTGTTGATTTTAAGGCTGTGGAATGTCAACGAAATGGAATTATAAGCGACAATCGATATGAATTTGTTGCTGAAAAACAAATTTATAAGGACAAGGAAACAATTGTTGCGGTTATGAAGAACTACGCCTTTTCGAAACAATTCCAATTTCGAGTTAGAAGATCTAGTTCTAAAAG CTATTGTCTTGAGTGCCCTGCGGACGAATGCTCTTGGAGTTTTAAATCGTCAAGTTTGAATGATTCAGGGCTTTTCAAAATTAGATCATTTTGTGAACAACATTCATGCTCATTAAAAGATAGGATTTATTCAAGACGTCAAGCAACTACAGCGGTTGTTGGAATTATGATAATGGATAAGTATGAAGATCCAAAAAGAGTATACACACCAAAGGATATAGCATCAGATATGAGAAAACAGCATGGTTTAACAATGACTTACATGCAAGCTTATAGAGCCAAGGAAAAGGCATTAAACATGTTGCGAGGGGATCCAACAGAGTCATACAATAAGTTACCGAGCTACTTTTTCATCCTGGAAAAGACATATCCGGGCTCAGTTGTTAGTTTGGAAAAAACAGCAGAAGACCGTTTCTTGTATGCATTTGTAGCATTGGAACCTTGTATTAGAGGATGGGAGTATTGTAGGCCTATAGTAGTTGTTGACGGCACCCATCTAAAATCAACTTATGAAGGAACTATGCTAATAGCAAGCACACTAGATCCTGGAG GTAGTATACTGCCATTAGCATATGCAATTGTTGATtcagagaataatgcatcttggACATGGTTCTTTGAGAGATTTAGGATAGCTTTTGGTGAAAGGGAGAATAT GGGAAATAAAGAACAGGTCAGGAAACTATACTTTGCATTAGCTAAGGCATACACTCTTCAAGAATTTAGTGAACTCATGGGAAGGCTGGACACAATAGATAAGAAGTTGGGTGTATACTTATTTGATAGTGGGTATCACAAATGGTCTCGGGTACATGCAACAGTGAAGAGAACATGGACGTTGACTTCAAACATTGCTGAATCTATAAACAACAGCATTGCCAAAGCTAGAGAATTTCCAGTCTGTAAGTTAATGGATTACATGAGACAATTGATTGAAACTTGGAATGAAAAACACAGTGAAGAAGGGAGAAATACATTCACTGATCTTACTAATGAGTACAATAAAGCTTATGAGGATAACAAGGAATTATCACACCGTATGACT GTAAGGGCTTCCACTGAATTCCTACTTACAGTGACAGATGGTATGAAGATATTTAGTGTGTGTCTTCGAAGTAAGATTTGTAGTTGTGGAAGGTTTCAACTTGATGAGATACCATGTGGACATGCTTTGGCTGCTATAATGTACAGGCACCAACATGGAGAGGACTACTGCTCTGCCTACTACAGCAATAAAAATTTCAAAGATACATATGCCATACCAGTGGAACCTCTTCCATGCGAGAGTACATGGGAGATACCATTTGATGTGTTAGAACAAATTGTTTTACCACCGGATTCTAAAAGACCTCCAGGGAGACCATCGTTGAAGAGAATGAAACCATTTTACGAGATGAAATTTAAGAGGGCAAAGATGACATGTAGCAAGTGTGGCATAGAGGGGCACAACAAGAAGACATGTAGCAATTTGCCCAAATGA